The region ATGCGGCGTTGGCCATGAACCGTCCCGAGGGCAGGTGCGCCAGCCCGGCGGACTTGAGCTCGGCGATCGACTGCTCGACCACGGCGTGGCGGCGGTGATCCGCCTCGATGTCGAGCAAGTCACCGTCGCGGTCGGTGACCATGGCGTGGTAGTCCCAGTCGGTGAACAACGCCAGTTGCGAGCCCGGGGTCGGGCGCACCCGGCGCACGATCAACCGCACCTCGAGGGCGTCTTTCGTGCTGGCGAAGCAGGTGTAGGTGGTCTCGGCGACATCGGCGCCGGACACCTCCGGGGTGGAGAGCCAGTACGGGATCGGCACCCACGCCGACTCCGGGATCGAGGCGATCGCGGCTCGGATCTTCTTGTCCTGCCGGGCGGTGACCGAGAACCGGACTTTGAAGGTGCGGGCGGTGGTCAACACCGCGCGGGAGTAGAAGTCGCTGTCCGCGCGGACGGTGAGCTGTCCGGTGGCTCCGGCGTGACGCAGCCGGCTGATGGTCTCGGTAAGGAAGCTCTTCGCGCCCCGGGCGGCGCCGGCAGGTCCACCGCGGAGCCGGGAGAAGATCACTTGCCCGGTCTCGGGTAGCGTCGCGAGCTGCGGGTGATAGCCACGGACGTTGGTGTAGCCGAACCCGGCGCCCTGCTTGGCCTGGCCGTAGACCGGGCAGATCGTGGAATCCAGATCGAACATCAACGGACCCGTCGGATCGACCGGCCCGGCACCCGCAGCCCACAGCCGGGCCAGCACCTCGCGGCTCACCGCATCGAACTCACGCACGTTGGACCACTTGAAGGCACGCAGCCACGATCCGACGGTCGAGGGCGCGCGGAGCTGGTCGAACACCTCACTGGTCGCGCCGGCTTGCAGGAGCGCGGTGTCGGCGACCGAGTCGCCGCCCAGCAGCATCGACCCGACCACCGTCAGCGCCTTCGTGCCGCCGCTAGCGCCGTGCCGGGCCAGCCACACGCGTTGCTCAACCAGCTCGGCGAGCCCGATCTTCTGAGCCAGCACGGCCGCAGGCAGCAGCCCCGCGCCCGACACGAGGTTCGGCTCGTCGCAGCTGACCGACACGCGGCTGAGGTTGTGGGAAGCTCGCATCTTCCAGGTGCCTTCCGGGCCGGGGAACGATTGGCGTCGAGAACCACATCGTTCTTGTTCAGAGGGCACTTGGTCTTTCAGACGCCGCATCATCACTACTTCAACAGCGCATCCGGGCTTAGAGATGGTGGGCAGAGCGGCTTCGGTGCTATTTGGTGTGGGGTGCGCGCCATCTCCACGCCGCTCGGCGTCACCGCCACCTCCCACCCAGACTCGCCCTCGGGCGGTGCCTTCGCCGGCCTCGCGCCCTTCGGATCGCACGCGGTCGCGGCAGGCGTGCCGCCGGCGCTCGATCCGTCCGGGTTCGACCGGGCCGCTGCGCAGGCGATGGCACCCGCGGATCGCGGCGTGGCTGGCAGCACCTGCTGTCGCTCGGAGCAGTCGACGTCATGGGTCTACCCGAAGATGCGGTCGAGGTGGTGGTCGACGAGGGCGAGGGCGTCCTCGGGGGTGAAGAGCCCGATCAGGATGGGCCCGACCAGGCCTTGCGTGAGGAAGTACAGCGCCGCCGCTTCGCGGTCGGGGTCGATCCCCTCGGTGGTTTCGCCGGCATCGGCGGCGGCGCGCAGCTCGGCCTGCGACACGGCCAGGATCCGTGCATAGCCCTGGCGGAGCAGGTCGGCGTAGGCCGGGGTGATGGTGGCGGCAGAGAAGAACGCGATGTTTACGCAGGCCTCCTGGCGGCCTGGCTCGTCGACCGGCAGCATGACCCGCAGGACTGCGCGGATGCGTTCGCGGCGGGTGGGCTCGGTCAGTCGGCTGATCGCGATCTGCAGCCGGTCCAGCACCCTGGCCCGCATGTGGGCCAGCGCGAAAAGGAGCATCTCGCTCTTGGAGGCGAAGTAGTGCTGCACGGCGCCCATGGACACGCCGGCCTGCTCGGCCACGTCGCGCAGGCTCACCGCCTCGAAGCCGCGGGTCCCGATCACCGAGAAGACCGCCTCGGCGAGGGCCCGTCGCCGCTGTTCGTGGTCGACCTGTTTCGGCACGCTGACGACGCTCCCCTGACGGTCCACCGATGTTGCCATGCGGGCGTATTGCAACATAGTCGCACCCCAGATACCATGCGACTGCATTGCAAAGGCTGAAGGGAGCCTGCGATGGCACCACAGACCCGGTACGCCCGCAACGGCGACGTCTCCATCGCCTACGAGACCTTCGGAGATCTCGACAGCGGCGAGCCGCTCCTGCTGATCATGGGCCTGGACTTTCAGATGGTCTGGTGGCCCGAGGCCTTCTGCGACCAGCTCGTCGCCGCGGGGTTCGCCGTCGTCCGGTTCGACAACCGCGACACCGGCCTGTCCACCCACTTCGACTCGCCGACCAAGCAGAGCCCGTGGCGTGCGCTGCTGGGCGCGACCAAACCCGCCTACACCAGCTCGGACATGCTCAACGACGCAGCAGCCGTACTGGACGCCGTCGGCTGGACCAGCGCGCACGTCATGGGCGGATCCATGGGAGCCGCGCTCGCCCAGGCCATGGCGCTGCTGCACCCGCACCGGGTCCGATCACTGATCAGCTGCATGGGCCTGCCCGCCACGGCCGGCCCGCTGCGAACGCTGACCTACCTGAGGTTCGGCATCTTCCCCACGCTGATGACGCTCAAGCCGGCCACCACCCGCGACGAAGAGATCCACAACCTGGTGACCATCTACCGCGCCATCGCCTCGCCCGGCTTCCCCTTCCCCGAGGACTGGGCCCGCGAGGTCGCCGGCATCAGCTACGACCGCGGCCCGCGCGACCCCCGCACCACCCAACGCCACCTCGCCGCCGGTCGCGCGGTCAGGCTCCCGCCACTGTCCACCATCACCGCGCCGACCCTGGTGATCTCCGGCGAGGACGATCCGCTGGTCAAGGCCGCGGGCGGGCGGGACACCGCCCGACAGATCCCCGGGTCCACCTTCGTGTCGTATCCGGGCATGGGTCACAACCTCCCGCAGGAACTCTGGCCCGAGCTCATCACGCGTATCCGCACCACCGGCAGCCACGAAATCCCCACCCGCGATGCCGGGGCGACACACTGCAGCTCCTTCCAGTTGGCGTCAGCCAGCGAGGATGAGGACCTGCACGGCCTTGTCCAGGGCGGTGGTCCGTAGCGGGCAGCAGCGGATCTTCCAGCTCTTGAACACAGCGTTGGCCCGCTCACCTGACCCCCGCCGTGCCGGGCCAGCCGCACGCGTTGTTCGACCAGTTCGGCGAGACCGACCTTCTGCGCCAGCACGGCCGCGGGCAACAGCCCCGCGCCCGACACCAGATTCGGCTCGTCGCAGCTGACCGACACGCGGCTGAGGTTGTTGGAAGCTCGCATCTTCCAGGTGCCTTCCGGGCCGGGGAACGATTGGCGTCGAGAACCACATCGTCCCTGCTCAGAGGGCACCTGGCCTTTCAGGCGCGCCGCACCAACCCCACTTCAACGGTGCATCCAGGGTAAGCAGCTGCCGGGTTGAGGCTCGGTCGCCGTCCGGCCGCCGAGCCCGGCCACCATGGGGGCGTCGGCGCGGGTGCCCGCCCGGCTGGGCCCGAAGGCATGCGTCGGCCCGGCCACGACGAGCAGGTCCACGTCCCCGGGGTGAGGGTGGCTCCGCTGCGCCCACGTCAGCGACCCGGACGTCCCCCGGAAGGCGTTCGCGCAGACCGTCGGCGACGGTCCCCGCGACCGCGCGGGTGTCTCCGAACATCGACTCGACGACGACCAGTGCGCAGCGCGCTCACCTCCGCAACAGGAGAAGCAAGGGACCAGTGGGGTCAGGGACGTCGGGCGCCGAGCTGGTCGCCGAGCGAGCGTCGCCGGGTGGCCGGCACGGTGCCGCTGCCGGGAGCCCACCCGACGCGGAGCACCAGCTGCGGGGACAGCGTTCCACCGAGCACCTGCTCGCGGAGCAGGGCCCGCGTGCCCTCGACCTCCAGCGGCTCGCTCAACGGGCTCGTGGCCAGGCCGAGCGTGGCCGCCCGGAGCAGGACCGCGCTCATCGCCTCACCCGCCCGCAGCCGGGAGAGCTGGTGGTCCGAGGACGTGCCGAGAACCATGAGCACCGCGCCGTCGGGGCTGTCCGGGCGGGGCTCGGTGAGCTCGCCGGAGGCGAAGCGGCGCAACGCCACCCCGCCTGCAGACTGGCCCGGGGCGGGCACGTTCGCGGCCGGGACACCGTCGTCCGAGGCAAACATCCCGGTCCAGAGCGCCACCTCGCTGTCGTAGCCGGCCACGCGGGCGTGCTCGACGGCGGCAGCGTGGATCGCCAGCTCCAGCGTGCGGCGGGTCCTCCCGTCGGCGACGGTGCGCAACAGTGCGCCCTGCTCTCCGGCACGAGCGGCCAGGTCGGAGAGGAACTCGGCCGGTACGGGCCAGTCGGAGAACCGGCGGCGGTCCGTGCGGCGCACCCCGATGGCGTTGGCCTCCTCGACGTCGACGCCCGGGTCGGTGAACCCGCCGGTCATCGCGCGCCCCGGACGCAGCGCCACGGCTGCGAGCAGATCCGGCTCCTCGGGGTCGGGCATCCGCTCGACGGTGGCCGCGACGTCCAGCGCCGCCAGCGCCACCCGCAGATGGTGCAGCGCCGCGCCACAGCTGAGCAGAAGGTCACGGCCGTCGGCGTCCGTGACCGGCAGCCAGCGCTGCAGGTCGGCGTAGAGGTGCACGGAGCGCTCGCTCGCCCACCACCGCCAAGGCTGTGAGTTGTGCACGGACGGTGCGCGGGTGGCGAGCGCGAGGGCGGCCCGCACCGTTCCGATGTCGACCCCGGCATTCATGTCTGCTCCCTGATCGGTGGTGTCCCCTTCATCCCGCCACGCGGACGGTCTCGGGCACAGATGCCGCTCGTCGCCGCCGAGGGGGACTTCGGACCCGGGTACACGGGGCCCTGAGCCGGTGGCCGTCATCGCCGTGGCATTGCCACGCTCGAGGCCGACGCCGTCGAAGGAGAGAACGATGAACGCATCGCACACCGGACCGATCGTGGTCGGCGTGGACGACTCGGAATCGGCGAGGGACGCCGTGTACTGGGGCGCTCTGGAGGCGGCCCGCCGGCACATCCCGCTGCGCCTGGTCTCGGCGTTGATGTTGCCGTCACCTCACCACCTGGGCGACCCCGGCATGGGTACCTCCTACCGGACACTGATGACCGAGACCGCGCGGACCGTGCTGAGCACCGCCGTCGAGCTGGCCGGCAGGTCCGCCCCGGGGATCGCCGTCGAGTCCGAGCTGATCACGGGGTTCCCGGAGAACGTGCTGCTCGACGAGTCCCGCCGGTCCTTGCTGGTGGTCGTGGGCAGCCGCGGACTGGGCGGGTTCACCGAGTTGCTCGTCGGCTCGGTCGCGATCACGCTCGCCTCCAGGGGTGCATGCCCGGTCGTCGTGGTCCGGGGCACGTCGATCGCGCGGACGGGCGTGCCGGACCACCGCCCCGTGGTCGTCGGCGTCGACGGCTCGCCGACCAGCGAAGCCGCGGTCGCCTTCGCCTACGACGAGGCGGACCGGCGGGGGGTTCCGCTCGTCGCGGTG is a window of Pseudonocardia sp. T1-2H DNA encoding:
- a CDS encoding IS1380 family transposase codes for the protein MGGGGDAERRGDGAHPTPNSTEAALPTISKPGCAVEVVMMRRLKDQVPSEQERCGSRRQSFPGPEGTWKMRASHNLSRVSVSCDEPNLVSGAGLLPAAVLAQKIGLAELVEQRVWLARHGASGGTKALTVVGSMLLGGDSVADTALLQAGATSEVFDQLRAPSTVGSWLRAFKWSNVREFDAVSREVLARLWAAGAGPVDPTGPLMFDLDSTICPVYGQAKQGAGFGYTNVRGYHPQLATLPETGQVIFSRLRGGPAGAARGAKSFLTETISRLRHAGATGQLTVRADSDFYSRAVLTTARTFKVRFSVTARQDKKIRAAIASIPESAWVPIPYWLSTPEVSGADVAETTYTCFASTKDALEVRLIVRRVRPTPGSQLALFTDWDYHAMVTDRDGDLLDIEADHRRHAVVEQSIAELKSAGLAHLPSGRFMANAAWLALAVIAHNLGRAVGALAGMTRATAATLRRRLFTTPGRLVHTARRLHLRLPANWPWASAFLTALTGINALPMRS
- a CDS encoding TetR/AcrR family transcriptional regulator, which encodes MATSVDRQGSVVSVPKQVDHEQRRRALAEAVFSVIGTRGFEAVSLRDVAEQAGVSMGAVQHYFASKSEMLLFALAHMRARVLDRLQIAISRLTEPTRRERIRAVLRVMLPVDEPGRQEACVNIAFFSAATITPAYADLLRQGYARILAVSQAELRAAADAGETTEGIDPDREAAALYFLTQGLVGPILIGLFTPEDALALVDHHLDRIFG
- a CDS encoding alpha/beta fold hydrolase; the encoded protein is MAPQTRYARNGDVSIAYETFGDLDSGEPLLLIMGLDFQMVWWPEAFCDQLVAAGFAVVRFDNRDTGLSTHFDSPTKQSPWRALLGATKPAYTSSDMLNDAAAVLDAVGWTSAHVMGGSMGAALAQAMALLHPHRVRSLISCMGLPATAGPLRTLTYLRFGIFPTLMTLKPATTRDEEIHNLVTIYRAIASPGFPFPEDWAREVAGISYDRGPRDPRTTQRHLAAGRAVRLPPLSTITAPTLVISGEDDPLVKAAGGRDTARQIPGSTFVSYPGMGHNLPQELWPELITRIRTTGSHEIPTRDAGATHCSSFQLASASEDEDLHGLVQGGGP
- a CDS encoding Acg family FMN-binding oxidoreductase, with translation MNAGVDIGTVRAALALATRAPSVHNSQPWRWWASERSVHLYADLQRWLPVTDADGRDLLLSCGAALHHLRVALAALDVAATVERMPDPEEPDLLAAVALRPGRAMTGGFTDPGVDVEEANAIGVRRTDRRRFSDWPVPAEFLSDLAARAGEQGALLRTVADGRTRRTLELAIHAAAVEHARVAGYDSEVALWTGMFASDDGVPAANVPAPGQSAGGVALRRFASGELTEPRPDSPDGAVLMVLGTSSDHQLSRLRAGEAMSAVLLRAATLGLATSPLSEPLEVEGTRALLREQVLGGTLSPQLVLRVGWAPGSGTVPATRRRSLGDQLGARRP
- a CDS encoding universal stress protein; translation: MNASHTGPIVVGVDDSESARDAVYWGALEAARRHIPLRLVSALMLPSPHHLGDPGMGTSYRTLMTETARTVLSTAVELAGRSAPGIAVESELITGFPENVLLDESRRSLLVVVGSRGLGGFTELLVGSVAITLASRGACPVVVVRGTSIARTGVPDHRPVVVGVDGSPTSEAAVAFAYDEADRRGVPLVAVHTWLDDMLEPTLAPLIDWNAIEQDERVLLGQRLAGWSEKYPDVEVRRLVTRDRPAHTLVEESVGAQLVVVGSRGRGAVRGLLLGSVAHALLHHAHCPVAVARPDTES